A genomic region of Fodinisporobacter ferrooxydans contains the following coding sequences:
- a CDS encoding cyclase family protein, protein MYKVHDISMAIFEGMPVYKNKPEKQPSIRIVQDFPDSPARESRIDMDVHTGTHIDSPLHMVPDGGTIKTISLERLIGTCRILDLSDVVGGITKEDLVSHNIQPGEFILLKTKNSKEDSFAPEFVFLAEDGAKYLAELKIKGVGIDSLGIERSQPGHPTHKSLFQADIVIIEGLRLKNVTAGSYFLVAAPIKLLDTEAAPARVLLIEGIH, encoded by the coding sequence ATGTATAAAGTGCATGATATTTCAATGGCGATCTTTGAAGGTATGCCCGTGTATAAAAATAAACCGGAAAAACAGCCAAGCATTCGCATCGTTCAAGACTTTCCGGACAGTCCGGCAAGGGAATCAAGAATTGACATGGACGTACATACAGGAACACACATCGATTCACCGCTGCATATGGTCCCTGATGGCGGCACCATAAAAACAATTTCCCTAGAAAGACTGATCGGCACTTGCCGCATTTTGGATCTTAGTGATGTAGTTGGCGGAATTACAAAAGAAGATCTTGTTTCACACAATATACAACCAGGAGAATTTATTCTGTTAAAAACGAAAAATTCCAAGGAAGATTCCTTTGCTCCTGAATTTGTTTTTTTGGCGGAAGATGGTGCAAAATACCTTGCAGAGCTGAAGATAAAAGGCGTCGGTATTGACTCGCTTGGCATTGAACGCAGTCAACCGGGTCATCCGACACACAAGTCGCTATTTCAAGCGGATATTGTGATTATAGAAGGGCTGCGGTTAAAGAATGTAACGGCTGGATCTTATTTCCTTGTAGCCGCACCAATTAAGCTGCTTGATACGGAAGCCGCACCTGCGAGAGTTTTATTAATTGAAGGAATACATTAA
- the zwf gene encoding glucose-6-phosphate dehydrogenase, whose amino-acid sequence MVLFGATGDLAKRKLFPALFGLYKAKKLHADFRVIGSGRSVMSDSDFTAMVRHSIETFGRISIDTEEEWTQFISHFSYISLDVMNLQAYNALLALVHTKEKEAGTAGNRLFYLAIAPNLFGPVASYLKQSGLTDTNGWKRLVIEKPFGHDLASAEELNQQIQQAFDEEEIFRIDHYLGKEMVQNIEVIRFANSLFEPLWNNTHISNIQITASETVGVEERAVYYENAGALRDMVQNHMLQMIMMVCMEPPSRLKTEAIRDEKVKVLRSLRRYSEDEVPKYIVRGQYREGSMQNHKVAGYREEPNVKPDSLTETFVAAKLFIDNFRWAGVPIYIRTGKRMPRKSTEIVIQFKEMPQGIFFNKNGVLGPNLLIIRINPMEGMDLVLNAKKPGTDDDVVPISMSFCNNCGQETPEAYERLFYDAIQGDSTFFTRWDEVSLAWKFVDPIRRAWDNHPETLCYYEAGSFGPVESEKLLQQEQHNWWNVSTSSQEKIHGVELKHVDLQHRRPMYV is encoded by the coding sequence ATGGTTCTTTTTGGCGCAACCGGTGATTTGGCAAAACGTAAATTATTTCCTGCACTTTTTGGATTATACAAGGCAAAGAAGCTGCACGCTGACTTTCGTGTAATTGGAAGCGGGCGTTCCGTCATGAGCGATTCCGATTTTACAGCAATGGTTCGACACTCTATTGAAACATTCGGCAGGATATCTATCGATACGGAAGAAGAATGGACACAATTCATTTCTCACTTTTCCTATATTTCTTTGGATGTTATGAACTTGCAGGCATATAACGCATTACTTGCACTTGTTCACACGAAAGAAAAAGAAGCCGGCACCGCCGGGAACCGACTGTTCTATCTGGCGATTGCCCCTAATCTGTTTGGACCCGTGGCAAGTTATTTAAAACAATCAGGTCTCACGGATACGAATGGATGGAAACGTCTTGTAATCGAAAAACCGTTTGGCCATGATCTTGCTTCAGCAGAAGAGTTGAATCAACAGATTCAGCAAGCGTTCGATGAAGAAGAAATCTTTCGCATTGATCATTATCTGGGAAAAGAAATGGTTCAAAATATCGAAGTCATTCGCTTTGCCAATTCTTTATTCGAGCCTTTATGGAATAACACACACATCTCGAATATTCAAATTACCGCAAGTGAAACGGTTGGCGTTGAAGAACGTGCCGTTTACTATGAAAATGCCGGAGCTTTGCGCGATATGGTACAAAATCACATGCTGCAAATGATCATGATGGTCTGTATGGAACCGCCAAGCCGTTTAAAAACAGAAGCAATTCGAGATGAAAAAGTGAAAGTTCTGCGCTCTCTTCGTCGATATAGTGAAGATGAAGTTCCAAAATACATTGTTCGTGGACAATATCGGGAAGGCTCCATGCAAAATCATAAAGTAGCCGGCTATCGAGAGGAACCAAATGTCAAGCCGGATTCTTTAACAGAAACTTTCGTAGCAGCAAAGTTGTTTATCGATAATTTTCGGTGGGCCGGTGTTCCTATTTATATCCGAACCGGAAAACGCATGCCGAGGAAATCGACAGAGATTGTCATTCAGTTCAAGGAAATGCCCCAAGGAATATTCTTTAATAAAAACGGAGTTTTGGGGCCAAATTTATTAATCATTCGAATCAACCCAATGGAAGGAATGGATTTAGTTTTAAATGCGAAAAAACCCGGAACGGATGACGATGTCGTACCCATTTCGATGTCGTTTTGCAACAATTGCGGACAAGAGACGCCAGAAGCGTATGAGCGTCTTTTCTATGATGCCATTCAGGGAGACTCTACATTTTTTACCAGGTGGGATGAAGTATCTTTAGCTTGGAAATTCGTTGATCCCATTCGCCGTGCGTGGGACAATCATCCAGAAACGTTATGTTATTACGAAGCAGGTTCCTTTGGTCCCGTTGAATCAGAAAAACTGCTTCAGCAAGAGCAACACAATTGGTGGAATGTCTCAACATCATCGCAGGAAAAAATCCACGGTGTGGAATTGAAACATGTAGATTTGCAGCATAGGAGGCCGATGTATGTATAA
- a CDS encoding Na+/H+ antiporter NhaC family protein, with the protein MVRSFMDANAKDKSNISLGLSIFPFAITIASLLLSLFVMHFPLYVALLLGWMSAFIIALRSGYSWEELLKATWRGMKSTSIVVTILLLIGGVIAVWMASGTIAGFIVYSSQYVSGKYLVIGAFLITTAMSMLLGTSIGTLSTIGFVFAGMGQMFGIPAALIGGALMSGAMVGDRSSPLSGTVHLLAATVGVKAESAIAVIIRSGIPVVVLCTILYAILGYQLPWHNQALYGNLTIIHRIQSDFVLNSWVLLPPIVVVALAVARIPIRRNLFIGLLLGMGFAYFVQNDSFLRILYFFWNGYVLEDAHSGVHLAGGGVWNMFTEVLIIITAGALNGILEASGMMTRCIEGFLMNVRTKGGLLLATVILSGISGLVFCNQTLMVIIPGRMLQSKFQELQIDKIELVRTLANSGVVMAPLIPWNLHGILSTAAMGIPTMVYDRYAFFLWFLPAFTLIRGFFLTYKYKADRSAA; encoded by the coding sequence ATGGTTCGTTCATTTATGGATGCAAATGCGAAAGACAAATCGAACATATCGTTGGGTTTGTCTATTTTTCCCTTTGCCATAACGATTGCATCATTATTGCTCAGCCTTTTTGTCATGCATTTCCCCTTGTATGTAGCTTTATTATTGGGGTGGATGTCAGCTTTCATCATTGCTTTGCGGTCTGGTTATTCATGGGAAGAGCTCTTGAAAGCAACATGGAGGGGGATGAAGTCTACATCCATTGTTGTGACCATTTTATTGTTGATCGGCGGTGTGATTGCAGTTTGGATGGCAAGCGGCACAATTGCAGGTTTTATCGTCTATAGCAGTCAATATGTCTCAGGAAAGTATTTGGTCATAGGGGCGTTTTTGATCACGACAGCCATGTCTATGTTGCTTGGTACATCGATTGGCACATTGTCTACGATTGGATTTGTATTTGCAGGAATGGGGCAAATGTTTGGAATTCCTGCAGCTTTGATCGGAGGCGCTTTGATGTCTGGTGCGATGGTTGGTGACCGCTCTTCTCCATTATCGGGTACGGTACATTTGCTGGCCGCTACTGTTGGTGTAAAAGCGGAATCCGCGATTGCCGTAATCATTCGTTCCGGTATTCCGGTTGTAGTATTGTGTACCATTCTCTATGCCATTTTGGGATATCAATTGCCCTGGCATAACCAGGCGCTGTACGGCAATTTGACGATCATTCATAGGATTCAATCTGATTTTGTATTAAATTCTTGGGTTTTGCTGCCGCCGATTGTCGTAGTGGCATTGGCGGTTGCGCGCATTCCGATACGGCGAAATTTATTCATTGGCTTGCTGCTGGGCATGGGGTTTGCGTATTTTGTACAAAACGATTCATTCCTTCGCATCCTTTATTTTTTTTGGAACGGTTATGTCTTGGAAGATGCTCATAGTGGTGTTCATCTGGCCGGTGGCGGAGTATGGAATATGTTTACGGAAGTATTGATTATTATTACAGCGGGAGCACTCAATGGAATTCTTGAGGCATCAGGCATGATGACAAGATGCATCGAAGGTTTCCTTATGAATGTCCGCACAAAAGGCGGATTGCTGTTGGCAACAGTCATACTGTCTGGAATATCCGGACTCGTTTTTTGCAATCAAACATTGATGGTCATCATTCCGGGGCGCATGTTGCAGTCGAAATTTCAGGAATTGCAAATTGACAAAATTGAGCTGGTACGAACCCTGGCCAATTCAGGAGTTGTGATGGCACCGCTGATTCCCTGGAATTTGCATGGGATTCTATCGACTGCGGCGATGGGAATCCCAACTATGGTGTATGACCGGTATGCATTTTTTCTGTGGTTTTTGCCTGCATTTACATTGATTCGCGGTTTTTTTCTTACATACAAATATAAGGCGGATAGAAGTGCCGCTTAG
- a CDS encoding spermidine synthase yields MKQNISAKFLYVYVCVTGASVMALELAASRFLAPYFGTSMIVWANIIGLILLSLSLGYWLGGRLADRKPSGNILMTLSLLSGIWSSLLPLWGQIIFRYLSGGIMNTPVLTILLSFVSILLVFAPPVFLLAMVSPFALRLVAGPPEQTGKIAGNLYAFSTLGSIIGTFGTAFGTIPFLGTQETLYLWSASLLLISCIGLKSSRIGRLAWFSLALPLLLYLWLHGPLKQNGDVLWSKDTLYQFVQVIRNSDGTTALVYNEGGGVQSLHRPHDALNPNDYYDDYLLLPYLVNHPGKAVILGSAGGTIPHLLARYDKPFFPNLQLTGVEIDPAVIPLARKYFGFLPSDGKLVNADGRQFINHTNNRYDIIIVDAYTQQIYIPFHLATQEFFTQLKEHLQPSGVVALNVNAISPNSKLLVSMEKTVQSVFPYTYVIKARGQYNYILLGSQTKLSTSGFAQIPATNPIHAIAEEWPVSMRPLAHKETAAGTLLTDNHAPVELMTDSMIMKFITNTEGSN; encoded by the coding sequence ATGAAGCAAAACATCTCAGCAAAATTTTTGTACGTATATGTATGTGTGACCGGCGCCTCCGTAATGGCGCTGGAATTGGCTGCGTCCCGCTTTTTAGCACCCTATTTTGGCACATCGATGATCGTCTGGGCCAACATCATCGGATTGATTCTGCTCTCCCTTTCCCTCGGCTATTGGCTTGGGGGGCGTTTGGCTGACCGCAAGCCATCCGGAAATATCTTGATGACGTTATCGTTGCTATCCGGAATATGGAGTTCATTATTGCCGCTATGGGGGCAAATCATCTTTCGCTATTTATCCGGCGGCATCATGAATACGCCTGTGCTGACTATTCTACTGTCTTTTGTATCCATTTTACTGGTGTTTGCTCCGCCTGTCTTTTTACTGGCGATGGTTAGCCCCTTTGCTTTGCGATTGGTCGCCGGTCCACCTGAACAAACGGGTAAAATCGCGGGCAACCTTTATGCATTCTCCACCTTGGGCAGTATCATTGGAACATTTGGCACAGCATTTGGAACCATACCCTTTTTGGGCACACAAGAAACCCTTTATTTATGGTCTGCTTCCTTGCTCCTGATTAGCTGCATCGGATTGAAAAGCAGCCGTATCGGACGGCTGGCCTGGTTCAGTCTCGCTCTTCCTCTGCTTTTGTATCTGTGGCTGCACGGACCGCTCAAACAGAATGGGGATGTTCTATGGTCAAAAGATACGTTATATCAATTTGTTCAAGTCATTCGCAATTCCGATGGCACCACTGCCCTCGTCTACAATGAAGGCGGTGGTGTCCAATCCCTGCACAGGCCGCATGATGCGTTAAATCCTAATGACTATTACGACGATTATTTGCTTTTGCCTTACCTTGTCAATCATCCCGGAAAAGCTGTCATTCTCGGCTCGGCAGGAGGTACGATTCCCCATTTGCTGGCCAGGTACGATAAGCCGTTTTTCCCCAATTTGCAACTTACAGGGGTGGAAATTGACCCTGCTGTCATCCCGCTTGCCCGGAAATATTTTGGATTCTTGCCGTCCGATGGGAAATTAGTCAATGCAGATGGCAGACAATTTATCAATCATACAAACAACCGTTACGATATCATTATTGTCGACGCATATACGCAGCAGATCTACATTCCGTTTCACCTGGCAACACAAGAGTTTTTTACACAACTAAAGGAACATTTGCAGCCATCCGGAGTTGTCGCACTCAATGTGAATGCCATATCGCCCAACTCCAAATTGCTCGTTTCGATGGAAAAAACCGTTCAATCGGTCTTTCCTTATACATATGTCATAAAGGCACGGGGGCAGTACAATTATATTTTGCTGGGTTCGCAGACGAAACTGTCAACTTCCGGATTCGCGCAAATTCCCGCAACCAATCCGATCCACGCCATTGCGGAAGAGTGGCCTGTTTCCATGCGCCCCCTTGCTCATAAGGAAACGGCGGCCGGCACACTTTTGACAGACAACCATGCGCCGGTCGAATTGATGACAGACTCCATGATCATGAAATTCATTACGAATACGGAGGGATCCAACTAA
- a CDS encoding metal-dependent hydrolase encodes MEILYHGHSCIQVTNNGISFIVDPFLTGNPLAKAKAEDIKVQYVLLTHGHFDHIADAVQIAKQNDATVIATFELASYMGMQGVKNHPMNLGGSYAFEFGKAKMTQAFHSSGFVMEEEQKIIYLGMPGGFLITIGDSTLYHAGDTALFGDMKLIGERHSIDLAFLPIGDNFTMGPDDAVQAAEWIQAKVTVPVHYNTFPPIRQDGAEFVRSLAAKGLQGRALQPGETIIL; translated from the coding sequence ATGGAGATTTTGTATCATGGTCATTCGTGTATTCAAGTAACGAACAATGGGATATCATTCATTGTGGATCCGTTTTTGACTGGAAATCCATTGGCGAAGGCAAAGGCGGAAGATATCAAAGTTCAATATGTCTTGCTTACACATGGTCATTTTGACCATATTGCAGATGCGGTTCAAATCGCCAAACAAAATGATGCGACCGTCATCGCCACATTCGAGTTGGCAAGCTACATGGGGATGCAGGGAGTAAAAAATCATCCAATGAATTTGGGAGGTTCGTATGCATTTGAGTTTGGGAAAGCAAAAATGACCCAGGCATTTCATAGCTCCGGTTTTGTAATGGAAGAAGAACAAAAGATTATTTACCTGGGGATGCCAGGAGGGTTCTTGATTACGATCGGCGATTCAACCCTATATCACGCCGGGGATACCGCGTTATTCGGCGATATGAAACTGATCGGAGAGCGGCATTCGATTGATCTGGCATTTTTGCCGATCGGTGATAATTTCACCATGGGCCCTGATGATGCGGTACAAGCGGCGGAGTGGATTCAAGCAAAGGTTACAGTCCCCGTCCACTATAATACATTCCCGCCGATTCGACAGGATGGTGCCGAATTTGTTCGTTCACTAGCGGCGAAAGGATTGCAAGGGCGAGCGCTGCAGCCGGGTGAGACAATTATTTTGTAG
- a CDS encoding M20 family metallopeptidase yields MTQSERWSGYFEEQRVTILSELQRYVEFESPSHEKEAVDRLGSYIARQFSALGCEVAAIPQTGYGNQLRMEYGSGDRQLMILGHFDTVKEIGTLVKEPWKIENGKAFGPGIFDMKAGIVFSYFALKAIVENGLSLNKKLVFFWNTDEEVGSPSSRRWIEEEARKSDYVLVVEPTGPNGAAKTSRKGGGDFIIRAYGKAAHAGNDHAKGINALEELAHHILEIQSWTDYAEGTTLSVGTAHGGTATNVVPEFAEACVDVRISKKSEAERITAQMQNLQPVLQGAALEIDGEISILPLERTPDSERLFAHAKQQAALEELQLTEANAGGTSDGNFAAAVGTPTLDGLGPVGDGAHASHEHIVIGAIPQRIALLLRLFTTL; encoded by the coding sequence ATGACACAATCAGAACGCTGGTCAGGTTATTTTGAAGAACAAAGAGTCACTATACTGTCAGAATTACAACGATATGTTGAATTTGAATCGCCAAGTCATGAAAAAGAGGCGGTCGACCGGCTTGGATCGTATATTGCCCGACAGTTTTCCGCACTTGGCTGTGAAGTTGCCGCCATCCCGCAAACTGGCTATGGCAATCAACTGCGAATGGAGTACGGATCAGGCGACCGACAACTGATGATTCTCGGCCATTTTGATACAGTCAAGGAGATCGGCACGCTTGTCAAAGAACCGTGGAAAATTGAAAACGGGAAAGCGTTTGGTCCCGGCATTTTCGACATGAAAGCAGGCATTGTATTCAGTTACTTCGCCCTCAAGGCAATTGTTGAAAATGGCCTTTCTTTGAATAAAAAACTCGTATTTTTTTGGAATACAGACGAAGAAGTGGGAAGTCCTTCTTCCCGCAGATGGATCGAAGAAGAAGCGAGAAAAAGTGATTATGTCCTGGTAGTAGAGCCGACCGGTCCGAACGGAGCGGCCAAGACAAGTCGAAAAGGCGGTGGTGATTTTATCATCCGCGCGTATGGCAAAGCTGCACATGCCGGCAATGATCACGCCAAGGGAATCAATGCACTTGAAGAATTGGCACACCACATTTTGGAAATTCAATCCTGGACCGATTATGCGGAAGGAACCACATTATCTGTCGGAACGGCTCATGGAGGCACGGCGACAAATGTAGTGCCGGAATTCGCAGAAGCTTGTGTGGATGTGCGAATTTCCAAAAAATCCGAAGCGGAACGCATTACCGCACAAATGCAAAATTTGCAGCCCGTCCTGCAGGGTGCCGCTCTTGAAATTGACGGAGAAATTTCGATTCTCCCGCTTGAGCGAACGCCGGATTCTGAACGATTGTTTGCACATGCAAAACAGCAGGCGGCATTGGAAGAGCTGCAATTGACAGAAGCTAACGCAGGCGGGACGAGTGACGGCAATTTTGCGGCGGCTGTCGGCACGCCTACGTTAGACGGACTTGGCCCGGTAGGCGATGGCGCACATGCCAGCCATGAACATATCGTGATTGGCGCCATCCCGCAACGCATCGCGCTCTTGCTGCGTTTGTTTACAACACTATAA